One Lysinibacillus fusiformis genomic window carries:
- a CDS encoding putative polysaccharide biosynthesis protein, translating to MSNLMKGTAILTMGMFLSKVLGLIYIFPFYAIVGEENIALYQYAYIPYSIMLAVAISGAPIAVSKFVSKYNAMGDYQSGRKLMKSGILIMMITGFASFIALFLLATPIAGLVIKSEEQAFSVEQIASVIRWVSFALIVVPFMSLWRGFFQGYDKMQPTAVSQLVEQIVRIVVLLGGSFLVVVVFNGKPQTAISFAVFAAFIGAIGGLIVLYYYWKKYQPEFNALRSQSVTSTQLPMTDIYKEVITYSIPMVFVGVANPLFQLVDMLTFNGAMASIGLAEVTDKYLSMINFTTHKVVIIPVMLATGFSMALVPTITKYFTQGEYLSLRHAMDKTYQLLIFITLPAVVGISLLANEIYFMLYSESEMGANILAHYAPVAILFALFQVTAALLQGIDFQKWIVFSLLSGIFVKLALNIPLIRWLEADGAILATAIGYGASIVINILVLKKTLNYKSEMVIRRVMLISLLTVAMAVSVLIVHKLLEFLMGPVDGKFSALVYSVICATVGISVYGYLSLRIGLAQKLLGERLTRITSKLGFK from the coding sequence ATGTCCAATTTAATGAAAGGTACTGCGATATTAACAATGGGGATGTTTTTATCAAAGGTTCTCGGATTAATTTATATTTTTCCGTTTTATGCGATTGTTGGCGAGGAAAACATTGCGTTGTATCAATATGCGTACATTCCCTATTCGATCATGTTGGCAGTAGCCATCTCTGGTGCACCTATTGCTGTCTCTAAGTTTGTTTCGAAATACAATGCCATGGGTGATTATCAATCAGGTCGTAAGCTCATGAAGTCGGGCATACTGATTATGATGATAACAGGCTTTGCCTCCTTTATTGCACTCTTTTTACTGGCGACGCCAATTGCGGGGCTGGTTATAAAAAGTGAGGAACAGGCATTTTCAGTCGAGCAAATTGCTTCTGTTATTCGTTGGGTCAGCTTTGCGCTAATTGTTGTACCGTTCATGAGCTTATGGCGAGGCTTCTTTCAAGGTTATGACAAAATGCAGCCGACTGCAGTTTCGCAATTAGTGGAGCAAATTGTTCGAATTGTCGTGTTATTAGGTGGCTCATTCTTAGTCGTAGTTGTTTTTAATGGAAAACCACAAACAGCGATTTCCTTTGCAGTATTTGCAGCATTTATTGGAGCAATCGGTGGTTTAATCGTATTGTATTATTACTGGAAAAAATATCAACCAGAATTTAATGCGCTGCGCAGTCAAAGTGTAACTTCTACGCAACTGCCAATGACGGATATTTATAAAGAAGTGATTACGTATTCGATTCCGATGGTATTTGTTGGAGTAGCTAATCCATTGTTTCAGCTTGTGGATATGCTAACTTTTAACGGAGCAATGGCTTCTATTGGGTTAGCGGAAGTGACAGATAAGTATCTATCAATGATTAACTTTACGACGCATAAAGTGGTAATAATTCCTGTAATGCTAGCAACAGGTTTTTCTATGGCTTTAGTGCCGACGATTACGAAATACTTTACGCAAGGTGAATATTTATCGTTACGTCATGCGATGGATAAAACATACCAATTATTAATCTTTATTACATTACCAGCTGTTGTTGGGATTTCCTTATTAGCGAATGAAATTTACTTTATGCTTTATTCAGAAAGTGAAATGGGTGCCAATATTTTAGCGCACTATGCGCCTGTGGCTATATTATTTGCGTTATTCCAAGTAACAGCGGCACTTTTACAAGGTATCGACTTTCAAAAGTGGATTGTCTTCAGCTTACTGTCAGGCATTTTTGTAAAGCTCGCACTCAACATTCCACTGATTCGTTGGCTGGAGGCGGATGGTGCAATACTCGCAACAGCAATTGGTTACGGTGCATCTATTGTTATTAATATATTAGTACTTAAGAAAACGCTTAACTATAAATCAGAAATGGTGATACGTCGTGTCATGCTAATTTCTCTTTTAACAGTGGCGATGGCCGTAAGTGTATTAATCGTTCATAAACTTTTAGAGTTTTTAATGGGACCAGTGGATGGAAAATTCTCAGCGTTAGTTTATTCTGTTATTTGTGCTACAGTAGGTATTTCAGTTTATGGTTATCTATCATTACGAATTGGCTTAGCGCAAAAACTTCTTGGAGAACGGTTGACAAGAATTACAAGCAAACTCGGCTTTAAATAG
- the asnB gene encoding asparagine synthase (glutamine-hydrolyzing), with protein sequence MCGFIGYINGTNVIDHHQTIENMMNTIIHRGPDSGGIHSDDKVTLGFRRLSIIDLSDVANQPLYSADGNIVLVFNGEIFNFQDLRADLIAKGHTFKTQSDSEVIIYGYVEYGVDFVKQLRGMFAFCIWDKKNDLQFIARDGFGIKPLYYTENTTDGTFIFGSEIKSFLPHPAFKKELNKNALRPYLTFQYSSMDETFFKGVYKLPPAHYMLIKNGQKQIVQYWDKKFHAKEATIEKYVEDIRTTVKESVEAHQISDVKVGSFLSGGIDSSYITALLRPDKSFSVGFSDYEDMFNETNLAKDLSDTLNIQNERKYISADECFAALPKIQWHMDEPQSNPSSVPLYFLSELAAKDVTVVLSGEGADEIFGGYSWYQNSGRMQQYEKVPFGLRKALRGMAEMLPKNQYTHFLVKGGQTVEERFIGEAVVWDEDDALNVLKPDYKNGPSVQTITKRIYDEVPGDDDVTKMQYLDLNLWMPGDILLKADKMSMAHSIELRVPFLDKEVMELAKNIPSRYRVNDIDTKYVLRQAAHQELPEEWAKRPKLGFPVPIRHWLREEKYYNMVKDMFTTDFANEFFDTTQLVGYLDEHYEGKANRGRYIWTAYVFLVWYKQFFVDM encoded by the coding sequence ATGTGCGGATTTATAGGATATATTAATGGAACAAATGTGATTGATCATCACCAAACAATTGAAAATATGATGAATACTATTATTCACCGCGGTCCAGATAGCGGTGGTATTCATAGTGACGATAAAGTAACGTTGGGCTTCCGTCGTTTAAGTATTATCGACTTATCTGATGTGGCAAATCAACCACTGTACAGTGCGGATGGCAATATCGTTCTAGTATTTAATGGAGAAATTTTTAACTTTCAAGATCTACGTGCAGACCTTATTGCAAAAGGTCACACGTTTAAAACGCAATCTGATAGTGAAGTGATTATTTATGGTTATGTTGAGTATGGCGTTGATTTTGTAAAACAGCTTCGCGGTATGTTCGCATTCTGTATTTGGGATAAAAAGAATGATTTGCAATTCATCGCTCGTGATGGCTTTGGTATTAAACCATTGTACTATACAGAAAATACGACTGATGGCACATTCATATTCGGGTCAGAGATAAAATCATTTTTACCACACCCAGCATTCAAGAAAGAATTAAATAAAAATGCCCTACGCCCTTATTTAACATTCCAGTATTCTTCAATGGATGAAACATTCTTTAAAGGTGTCTACAAGTTACCACCTGCACACTATATGCTTATTAAAAATGGTCAAAAGCAAATTGTGCAATACTGGGATAAAAAATTCCATGCAAAAGAAGCGACAATTGAAAAATATGTGGAAGACATCCGCACAACGGTGAAAGAATCTGTAGAAGCACATCAAATTAGTGATGTGAAAGTTGGTTCTTTCCTGTCTGGTGGGATTGACTCTAGTTATATTACGGCATTGCTACGTCCAGACAAATCTTTTTCTGTTGGATTCTCTGACTATGAAGATATGTTCAATGAAACAAACTTAGCAAAAGATTTATCGGATACATTAAACATTCAAAACGAACGTAAATATATTTCTGCAGATGAATGTTTTGCAGCACTACCGAAAATTCAATGGCATATGGACGAGCCACAATCAAACCCTTCTTCTGTACCGCTCTACTTCCTCTCCGAACTAGCGGCGAAGGACGTGACAGTTGTACTTTCAGGTGAAGGCGCAGATGAAATTTTTGGTGGCTACTCTTGGTACCAAAATTCAGGCAGAATGCAACAATACGAAAAAGTTCCTTTTGGGCTTCGTAAAGCGTTACGTGGTATGGCAGAGATGCTACCGAAAAACCAGTATACACATTTCCTGGTAAAAGGTGGTCAAACAGTGGAGGAGCGCTTCATTGGGGAAGCTGTCGTTTGGGATGAGGATGATGCATTAAACGTGTTAAAACCTGATTACAAAAACGGTCCATCTGTTCAAACTATTACAAAACGTATTTACGACGAAGTACCAGGTGACGATGATGTCACAAAAATGCAGTATTTAGATTTAAATCTATGGATGCCTGGTGATATTTTATTAAAGGCTGATAAAATGAGTATGGCGCATTCAATTGAATTACGTGTACCATTTTTAGATAAAGAAGTGATGGAGTTGGCGAAAAATATTCCATCAAGATATCGAGTAAATGATATTGATACGAAATATGTTCTTCGACAAGCAGCGCATCAGGAACTGCCTGAGGAATGGGCTAAACGTCCTAAGCTTGGATTCCCTGTACCTATCCGTCACTGGTTACGTGAAGAAAAATACTATAATATGGTGAAAGACATGTTTACAACTGACTTTGCCAATGAATTTTTCGATACTACGCAATTAGTTGGTTATTTAGATGAGCACTACGAGGGAAAAGCTAATCGTGGTCGCTATATTTGGACAGCCTATGTGTTCTTAGTATGGTATAAACAATTTTTCGTGGATATGTAA